In Rutidosis leptorrhynchoides isolate AG116_Rl617_1_P2 chromosome 2, CSIRO_AGI_Rlap_v1, whole genome shotgun sequence, one genomic interval encodes:
- the LOC139888752 gene encoding uncharacterized protein — MYGQPPPLPIVYTSKDSRVEAIYSSLTARGNAIVVLKFHLKRAQDRMKNLADKHRTDRAFEFNSWVYVKLKPHREVTLGSHKYNKLSPKYYGPFQFLSKVGAVAYKLLLTAQAQIHHVFHISQLTQHKGALSTSVINIPALDDNGQIALMPVKILGRKLMKKDNKPVIYGLIQWKNGEEEDATRESLEDLELPMEKW; from the coding sequence ATGTATGGTCAACCACCACCCTTGCCAATTGTCTATACTTCAAAGGATAGCAGGGTTGAAGCTATTTACAGTTCTTTGACTGCAAGGGGAAATGCAATTGTTGTTCTCAAGTTCCATCTTAAAAGGGCTCAAGATAGAATGAAGAACTTGGCAGATAAACATAGGACTGATAGGGCATTTGAGTTTAATTCATGGGTGTATGTAAAGTTGAAGCCTCATAGAGAAGTTACCCTCGGATCTCATAAATACAACAAGCTTTCACCAAAGTATTATGGACCCTTCCAATTTTTATCCAAGGTGGGAGCAGTGGCTTACAAGTTGCTGTTAACTGCACAAGCTCAAATACATCATGTATTTCACATTTCACAGCTTACGCAGCATAAGGGAGCACTATCAACTTCTGTCATCAATATCCCAGCTTTGGATGATAATGGGCAGATTGCTTTGATGCCAGTTAAGATTTTAGGTCGTAAATTGATGAAAAAAGATAATAAACCAGTAATCTATGGTTTAATTCAATGGAAAAATGGTGAAGAGGAAGATGCTACTCGGGAATCATTAGAAGATTTGGAGCTTCCCATGGAAAAATGGTGA